The genomic segment TTCCCATGATCTCATCCACCGAGTTCTTGATGTGCGCTGCGCTGCCCGCCCGGAGCCTGGGTTCGTCTTTCGTCTCAATCGCGCGAATGATCTCCAGGGTTTCTGCAAAAAAAGACCTGGGCTCGATCTCACGGGGTATGGACAACCAGAAGCGCAGGTAATGACTGAGCAAGCGCTTGAGCAGTTGACTCAACTGGCTGTTCTTGGTCGCATCAAAGAGTATCTGGTGAAACTTGACGTCAAGCTGCACCAGGTACTTGTTTGATGCCTTTTCAGAGACCTGCATGATCTCTTTCTTCACCTCCTGCAAGAGAGCCAGCTCCTCGGGGGTTATCCGGTACATGGCCCACACGTTGGACTGGACCTCCATGACGGACCGGATCTCGACGGTCCCCCTGATCCGATCCAGGCTGAGGGGAGTAA from the Deltaproteobacteria bacterium genome contains:
- a CDS encoding GntR family transcriptional regulator; the protein is MQPEKICELLKEKIIWLDLMPESVLNLSELASSFGVSRTPVKEALIFLQAEGWVSRNEAHFIVTPLSLDRIRGTVEIRSVMEVQSNVWAMYRITPEELALLQEVKKEIMQVSEKASNKYLVQLDVKFHQILFDATKNSQLSQLLKRLLSHYLRFWLSIPREIEPRSFFAETLEIIRAIETKDEPRLRAGSAAHIKNSVDEIMGTF